The window CTGGTCGCGGCCGACATCGTCGAGGTCTCCCCGCCCTACGATCACGCCGAGACCACGGTCAACAGCGCGCACCGGGTAGCGATGGAGATCTTCGCCGCGCTCGCCCACCGCCGCCGCGCCGAGGCCGGAGGCACACCGGACCTGCCCGGAACCGCCCCCTGACCCTGCTTCCCCCTGACTCCATGGTCCCCGCTAGCTGGCCTGACTGTCCCGCTAGCTGATCGGCGGGGAGGCCGGCCGGCCCAGGGCGTAGCAGGCGATGGCCGCGGTGGCGGCGACGTTGAGGGAGTCGACGCCGGCGGCCATCGGGATGCGGATCCGGCGGCTGGCGGCGGCCTGCGCGGCGGCGGAGAGGCCTTCGCCCTCGGTGCCGAGCAGGACGGCGACGCGGGCGTCGGGCGCGAGGCGCAGCGCCGAGAGGTCGGTGGCGTCGGCGGCCGGGGTGAGGGCGAGCAGCTCGAAGCCGCGCTCCGTGAGCGTGGCCAGGCTCGCCGGCCAGGGGTCGAGCCGGGCATAGGGGACCGCGAAGACCTCGCCCATCGAGACCCGGACCGACCGGCGGTACAACGGGTCGGCGCAGCGCGGGCTGAGGAGCACCGCGTCCATTCCGAGACCGGCCGCCGACCGGAAGATCGCGCCGAGATTGGTGTGCGAGACCAGATCCTCGAGGACGAGGACGCGCAGCGCCCAGGAGAGCAGTTCGGCAGGGTCGCGGGCGGGATGACGCCCCATCGCGGCAAGCGCGCCGCGATGCACCTCGAAGCCGGTGATCTCGGCGAGCACGTCCGGCCCGGCCAGGTAGACGGGGACGTCCGGGCCGATCTCGGCGGGGACGGCGTCGAGCCGCGCGGGCGCCACCAGGACCGACCGCGGCGGGTAGCCGGCGCGCAGCGCCCGCTGGATCACTCGTTCACCCTCGGCGATGAAGATCCCCTCGGCCGGCTCCTTGAGGCGGCGCAGGGCGACGTCGGTGAGGGCGACGTAGTCGGCCACGCGCGGGTCG of the Pseudofrankia saprophytica genome contains:
- a CDS encoding TrmH family RNA methyltransferase; the encoded protein is MTASNPRKPASPASPASPAYPASPASSPDSSATSATATSATPTTLRIVPVDDPADPRVADYVALTDVALRRLKEPAEGIFIAEGERVIQRALRAGYPPRSVLVAPARLDAVPAEIGPDVPVYLAGPDVLAEITGFEVHRGALAAMGRHPARDPAELLSWALRVLVLEDLVSHTNLGAIFRSAAGLGMDAVLLSPRCADPLYRRSVRVSMGEVFAVPYARLDPWPASLATLTERGFELLALTPAADATDLSALRLAPDARVAVLLGTEGEGLSAAAQAAASRRIRIPMAAGVDSLNVAATAAIACYALGRPASPPIS